One segment of Neoarius graeffei isolate fNeoGra1 chromosome 20, fNeoGra1.pri, whole genome shotgun sequence DNA contains the following:
- the tob1a gene encoding protein Tob1a — protein sequence MQLEIQVALNFIISYLYNKLPRRRVNIFGEELERQLKQKYEGHWYPDKPYKGSGFRCIHVGEKVDLVVEQAAKESGLDIEDVRNNLPQDLSVWIDPFEVSYQIGEKGPVKVLYVDDSNENGLELDKEIKNSFNPEAQVFMPITEPVGPSPTSSSPSPPFGQSAAVSPTFMPRSTQPLTFTTATFAATKFGSTKMKSSGRNGSKVARSSPTNLGLNVNNLLKQKAISTSMHSLYGLGLSGQQQQKTSALSPNAKEFVFPSLQGQGSPSAMFPGENSLGLSLSPLQYSNAFDVFATYGGLNEKSLMDGLNFSLSNMQYSNQQFQPVMAN from the coding sequence ATGCAGCTGGAAATCCAAGTAGCACTCAACTTTATCATTTCTTACCTGTACAATAAGCTGCCACGGCGTCGCGTCAACATTTTTGGTGAGGAGCTGGAGCGGCAGCTTAAACAGAAGTACGAGGGACACTGGTACCCGGACAAGCCATACAAAGGGTCTGGGTTCCGCTGTATTCACGTTGGGGAGAAAGTGGACCTGGTCGTTGAGCAAGCAGCCAAAGAGAGTGGGCTGGACATTGAAGATGTGCGCAACAACCTGCCTCAGGATCTCAGTGTTTGGATCGATCCTTTTGAGGTGTCTTATCAGATTGGGGAAAAGGGACCCGTCAAGGTGCTCTATGTGGATGATAGCAATGAGAACGGGCTGGAGTTGGACAAGGAGATCAAGAACAGCTTTAACCCTGAGGCCCAGGTTTTCATGCCAATCACCGAGCCTGTGGGACCCTCACCCACATCCAGTTCACCGTCCCCTCCTTTTGGTCAGTCGGCTGCTGTCAGTCCCACCTTCATGCCCCGCTCCACCCAGCCTTTAACCTTTACTACTGCCACATTTGCTGCCACCAAATTTGGCTCCACCAAGATGAAGAGTAGTGGTCGCAATGGCAGCAAAGTGGCACGGAGCTCCCCCACTAACCTGGGCTTGAATGTGAACAACCTCCTGAAACAGAAAGCCATCTCCACTTCGATGCACTCACTCTATGGCCTAGGCTTGAGTGGacagcagcagcagaagacctCGGCCCTGTCCCCAAATGCCAAGGAGTTTGTGTTCCCCAGCCTCCAGGGCCAGGGCAGTCCAAGTGCAATGTTCCCAGGAGAGAACTCACTCGGCCTGAGTCTCAGTCCTCTCCAATACAGTAATGCCTTTGACGTGTTCGCCACCTATGGGGGCCTGAATGAGAAATCCCTGATGGATGGCCTAAACTTCAGCTTGAGCAACATGCAGTATTCTAACCAGCAATTCCAGCCAGTAATGGCCAACTAG